A genomic segment from Luteolibacter ambystomatis encodes:
- a CDS encoding LamG-like jellyroll fold domain-containing protein yields MATVSPAFAADVTLTATNAINTSSFNAALSWSNNQAPAAGNAYIVPTGLSLRTPADATTNFTFGGDSLTLNGSSLVYKGGTNINTITVNNFTWNGATINNASNSSTAFIIAGNQITVAGTGTSTVFANNATITLNAPVVGSSGTLVLSSNGSTSGRQVVLSGANTYTGNIQVNGLSGAVLTATTGKLAFALGTSGAYNTVSGTGTATPFAFNGIFTINLTGASTTVGTTYPLLVVNSMAATFGTTFAVQDWFQAGNVWVSPDGNYSFSTATGLLTVIPTDSDHDGLPDSWETAYFGNLDQTGTGDPDNDWCTNAEEFAASTNPNARNSFPDTDTDGLPDGWERHYFGSLASLPTDDPDGDYNTNLEEFTAQTDPASRLSFPDADTDQMADGWETHFFGSPASCEPGVDADGDLYSNLAEFTANTNPTNLYSSPDQDGDGLPDGWEIHYFGLANESLAQAIAHVDGTADSDGDGRSDLIEYHAGTNPKAADTAPPTLAYWRFEELTAGLVPYPQVAGAVKDVSGSGNDMITYADYTAPTYTTRAADWTVPNTRAMNRASLNFTAVAGNRYTCDNIYTPGTAPINTMVFSAYTVEASFRTTLTGTAQGIIGKGGNPTGATAPYQAPFTLKLNAANKVVAGMVDAAPAAHEVVSTRTISAGSWYSAAVTISADTLSLWLKAPGDNAYVLEGSTTISGAFPTTVANASWVIGQTEYNAAGNFTGFDSFTGDLDEIRISSRVLDASEFIATTRFTEGDSDGDGLPDAWETAYFGNLDQIPGGDYDRDGTDNLTEYRLGMIPNDGTSRFMALLSGGGIYWTSAAGFTFTVQRSTTLAAGSWQTIAVVAGEAGATFYMDPEPPAGKAFYRVILNP; encoded by the coding sequence ATGGCCACGGTCTCCCCGGCCTTCGCGGCGGATGTCACCCTCACCGCCACTAACGCCATCAACACCAGTTCCTTCAACGCGGCGCTGTCCTGGTCGAACAACCAGGCCCCGGCGGCGGGGAATGCCTACATCGTTCCCACCGGGCTCAGCCTGCGCACTCCCGCGGACGCCACCACGAACTTCACCTTCGGCGGAGATTCACTGACTCTGAACGGCTCCTCCCTCGTCTACAAGGGGGGCACCAACATCAACACCATCACCGTGAACAACTTCACGTGGAATGGTGCGACCATCAACAACGCCAGCAACAGCTCCACCGCCTTCATCATCGCGGGGAACCAGATCACGGTCGCAGGCACGGGCACCTCCACTGTTTTCGCGAACAACGCCACGATCACGCTCAATGCCCCCGTCGTCGGCAGCAGCGGCACGCTTGTGCTGTCTTCAAACGGTTCCACCTCCGGTCGCCAAGTGGTTCTGAGCGGAGCCAATACCTACACCGGCAATATCCAGGTGAACGGCCTCAGCGGCGCGGTGCTCACCGCGACCACCGGCAAGCTGGCCTTCGCGCTCGGCACCTCGGGCGCGTATAACACGGTGTCAGGCACCGGAACCGCCACGCCATTCGCCTTCAATGGCATCTTCACCATCAACCTGACCGGTGCCTCCACCACGGTGGGCACGACCTACCCGCTGCTGGTGGTGAACAGCATGGCCGCCACCTTCGGCACCACCTTCGCGGTGCAGGATTGGTTTCAGGCAGGCAATGTCTGGGTCTCCCCGGATGGAAACTACAGCTTCTCCACCGCCACCGGACTGCTGACAGTCATTCCCACCGACTCGGATCACGACGGCCTCCCGGACTCCTGGGAAACCGCTTACTTCGGCAATCTCGACCAAACCGGCACCGGTGATCCGGACAATGACTGGTGCACGAATGCCGAGGAGTTCGCAGCCTCCACCAACCCGAATGCCCGGAACTCCTTCCCGGATACGGATACCGATGGCCTTCCGGACGGCTGGGAAAGGCACTACTTCGGCAGCCTTGCCAGCCTCCCGACCGACGATCCGGACGGCGACTACAACACCAACCTCGAGGAGTTCACCGCCCAGACCGATCCCGCGAGCCGCCTCAGCTTCCCGGATGCCGATACCGATCAGATGGCGGATGGATGGGAGACGCATTTCTTCGGCAGTCCGGCTTCCTGCGAACCGGGAGTCGATGCGGATGGCGATCTCTACAGCAATCTGGCCGAGTTCACCGCCAACACCAATCCCACCAACCTGTATTCGTCCCCGGATCAGGATGGCGATGGATTGCCGGACGGCTGGGAGATCCACTACTTCGGCCTGGCAAACGAGAGCCTCGCCCAAGCCATCGCCCATGTGGACGGCACCGCGGACAGCGACGGCGATGGTCGCTCGGATCTGATCGAATATCACGCGGGCACCAATCCCAAGGCGGCGGACACCGCCCCGCCCACCCTCGCCTACTGGCGCTTTGAGGAGCTGACCGCCGGCCTCGTTCCCTATCCGCAAGTCGCGGGAGCAGTGAAGGATGTGAGCGGCAGCGGCAATGACATGATCACCTACGCCGACTACACCGCGCCGACCTACACCACACGGGCGGCCGATTGGACCGTTCCCAACACGCGGGCGATGAACCGGGCCTCGCTCAATTTCACCGCCGTGGCCGGAAACCGCTACACCTGCGACAATATCTACACACCCGGCACCGCCCCCATCAATACGATGGTCTTCAGCGCCTACACGGTGGAGGCCTCGTTCCGCACCACCCTGACCGGCACCGCTCAGGGCATCATCGGCAAGGGAGGCAACCCCACCGGCGCCACCGCCCCCTACCAGGCGCCCTTCACGCTGAAACTGAATGCGGCGAACAAGGTGGTGGCGGGGATGGTGGATGCCGCACCCGCCGCACATGAAGTCGTCAGCACCCGCACCATCAGCGCGGGAAGTTGGTACTCCGCCGCGGTCACCATCAGCGCGGACACCCTCTCGCTGTGGCTCAAGGCACCCGGTGACAATGCCTATGTGCTGGAAGGCAGCACCACGATCAGCGGAGCCTTCCCCACCACCGTGGCCAATGCCTCCTGGGTGATCGGACAAACGGAATACAATGCAGCGGGCAATTTCACGGGCTTCGACAGCTTCACCGGCGATCTGGATGAGATCCGCATCAGCAGTCGGGTGCTTGATGCCTCCGAATTCATCGCCACCACCCGCTTCACGGAAGGCGACAGCGATGGAGACGGACTGCCGGACGCTTGGGAAACCGCCTACTTCGGCAATCTCGATCAGATCCCCGGCGGTGACTACGACCGCGATGGTACGGACAACCTGACCGAATACCGTCTCGGCATGATCCCGAATGACGGCACCTCCCGCTTCATGGCCTTGCTCAGCGGCGGCGGCATCTACTGGACCAGCGCCGCGGGATTCACCTTCACGGTGCAGCGCAGCACCACGCTTGCAGCCGGAAGCTGGCAGACCATCGCGGTCGTGGCGGGTGAGGCTGGCGCGACCTTCTACATGGATCCGGAGCCCCCGGCGGGCAAAGCCTTCTACCGCGTGATCCTGAATCCCTGA
- a CDS encoding L,D-transpeptidase family protein: MIRRTVFCLSPLLLSACTWKTPPPPEPPKPVFHVDRARYDALHPKDTHVQIDLTEQKARILDAHDAVVVETDVSTGKPGHETPTGSFRITEKIADKRSNRYGRYRDSKSGADLGPSTDLPKPPKDAVYEGYSMPYWMRLTWDGVGLHVGYVVPRSALSYGCIRIPAAIQPLIFEKCRVGTRVEITGEAGGGLKPAHPAR; this comes from the coding sequence GTGATTCGTCGCACCGTTTTCTGTCTCTCGCCCCTCCTGCTGTCTGCCTGCACGTGGAAGACCCCGCCGCCACCGGAGCCACCGAAGCCGGTGTTCCACGTCGACCGGGCCCGCTACGACGCCCTTCATCCGAAGGACACCCACGTTCAAATCGACCTGACCGAGCAAAAGGCACGGATTCTCGATGCCCACGATGCGGTGGTGGTCGAAACCGACGTCTCCACCGGCAAGCCCGGCCACGAAACGCCGACCGGCTCCTTCCGGATCACGGAAAAAATCGCGGACAAGCGCTCGAATCGCTACGGTCGTTACAGGGATTCGAAATCCGGAGCCGATCTCGGCCCTTCCACGGATCTGCCGAAACCGCCGAAGGACGCCGTCTATGAGGGCTATTCCATGCCCTACTGGATGCGGTTGACCTGGGACGGCGTCGGGCTGCACGTCGGCTACGTCGTGCCCCGGTCCGCGCTGAGCTACGGCTGCATCCGGATCCCCGCCGCCATCCAGCCGCTGATCTTCGAGAAGTGCCGGGTGGGAACGCGGGTGGAGATCACCGGCGAGGCGGGCGGCGGGCTGAAACCCGCTCACCCGGCGCGTTGA
- the rimO gene encoding 30S ribosomal protein S12 methylthiotransferase RimO, with amino-acid sequence MSTTVGLISLGCAKNLIDSEVMMGHLAEAGMTLTSEADLADVLIVNTCSFIDMAKQESIDTVFGAVNERGTNPERARQKIIVAGCLSQRFAKDLPGIMPEVDAFIGLDQITKVAPIIENLLGKKNDAEVQKTEGPAATEDPRDFVTLKPQYVPDYTTPRFRLTPEHFAYVKIAEGCNHTCTFCIIPQIRGRHRSRTQESVVKEVEALVKSGVKEINLISQDTTYFGMDKWTESRPNPKSPVDSTKGESLATLLREINKIEGEFWVRLLYTHPAHWSDELIQTIAECDKVAKYVDIPLQHISDNMLKLMQRQTNGDYIRDLLRRMRAGIPNLGIRTTFIVGFPGETEEDFEELLQFIREFRFERAGVFSYSKEEGTRAYKMGDHVHHMTRKSRWSRAMQELQKVAGETNQAQVGKQVRVLVEEPGIARTEWDAPEIDGSVHVDETIPVGSFADVTIGDWRGYDLVAAR; translated from the coding sequence ATGTCCACCACCGTCGGTCTCATCTCGCTCGGCTGCGCCAAGAACCTCATCGACTCCGAAGTCATGATGGGCCATCTGGCTGAAGCCGGGATGACGCTCACCTCCGAGGCCGATCTGGCGGACGTGCTGATCGTGAACACCTGCTCGTTCATCGACATGGCGAAGCAGGAGTCGATCGACACGGTGTTCGGCGCGGTCAACGAGCGCGGCACCAATCCGGAGCGCGCCCGCCAGAAGATCATCGTCGCGGGCTGCCTGTCGCAGCGCTTCGCCAAGGACCTGCCCGGCATCATGCCGGAAGTGGACGCCTTCATCGGCCTCGACCAGATCACCAAGGTCGCGCCCATCATCGAAAACCTGCTCGGCAAGAAGAACGACGCCGAGGTCCAGAAAACCGAAGGCCCCGCCGCCACGGAAGACCCGCGCGACTTCGTGACGCTGAAGCCGCAGTACGTGCCGGACTACACCACGCCGCGCTTCCGCCTCACTCCCGAGCACTTCGCCTACGTGAAGATCGCCGAGGGCTGCAACCACACCTGCACCTTCTGCATCATCCCCCAGATCCGCGGCCGCCACCGTTCCCGCACACAGGAGTCCGTGGTGAAGGAAGTGGAAGCTCTGGTGAAATCCGGCGTGAAGGAGATCAACCTGATCTCCCAGGACACCACCTACTTCGGCATGGACAAGTGGACCGAGTCCCGCCCGAACCCGAAGTCCCCGGTCGATTCCACCAAGGGCGAATCGCTGGCCACGTTGCTGCGCGAGATTAACAAGATCGAAGGCGAGTTCTGGGTGCGCCTGCTCTACACCCATCCGGCGCATTGGTCCGACGAACTCATCCAGACCATCGCCGAGTGCGACAAGGTCGCGAAGTACGTGGACATCCCGCTCCAGCACATCTCGGACAACATGCTCAAGCTGATGCAGCGCCAGACCAACGGCGACTACATCCGCGACCTGCTCCGCCGCATGCGCGCGGGCATCCCGAATCTCGGCATCCGCACCACTTTCATCGTCGGCTTCCCCGGTGAAACCGAAGAGGACTTCGAAGAGCTTCTCCAGTTCATCCGTGAGTTCCGCTTCGAGCGCGCCGGCGTGTTCTCCTACTCGAAGGAGGAAGGCACCCGCGCCTACAAGATGGGCGACCACGTCCACCACATGACCCGCAAGAGCCGCTGGTCCCGTGCGATGCAGGAACTCCAGAAGGTGGCTGGTGAGACCAACCAGGCCCAGGTCGGCAAGCAGGTCCGCGTCCTCGTTGAAGAACCCGGCATCGCCCGCACCGAATGGGACGCGCCGGAAATCGATGGCTCCGTCCATGTGGACGAGACCATTCCGGTGGGCAGCTTCGCCGATGTGACCATCGGCGACTGGCGCGGCTACGATCTGGTGGCGGCCCGCTGA
- a CDS encoding DUF2062 domain-containing protein, producing the protein MKHRYLRMVRKMYRALRHPKLRHRGWWRKMTHPLFERRLWKPCRDTVATGLSVGMFFAVLPIPAQSLFAAIVAMRMRANVPFAMAACWLSNPFTYAPMWAAQLFLGNWVQKHFHLPLPEILSMEKNFPVVGTVHAGNFILGAIVLGLLLALATFPLIHLFSALLPHHLPVRKTPLKVDSLTRAGKTGAN; encoded by the coding sequence ATGAAACATCGCTACCTCCGGATGGTCCGGAAGATGTATCGTGCCCTCCGCCATCCGAAGCTCCGGCACCGTGGATGGTGGCGGAAAATGACCCATCCGCTGTTCGAGCGGCGGCTGTGGAAGCCCTGCCGGGACACGGTCGCAACCGGCCTTTCGGTCGGGATGTTCTTCGCAGTGCTGCCGATCCCGGCGCAGTCGCTGTTCGCCGCCATCGTGGCGATGCGGATGCGGGCGAATGTGCCGTTTGCGATGGCCGCCTGCTGGCTGAGCAACCCTTTCACCTACGCGCCGATGTGGGCCGCCCAACTGTTCCTGGGCAACTGGGTGCAGAAGCACTTCCACCTGCCGCTGCCGGAAATCCTGAGCATGGAGAAAAATTTCCCGGTCGTGGGCACCGTGCATGCCGGGAACTTCATCCTCGGCGCGATCGTGCTGGGCCTGTTGCTGGCGCTGGCCACCTTTCCGCTCATCCACCTGTTCTCCGCGCTGCTTCCTCACCATCTGCCGGTGCGGAAAACCCCGCTCAAGGTCGATTCGCTGACCCGGGCGGGGAAAACGGGCGCGAACTGA
- a CDS encoding undecaprenyl-diphosphate phosphatase produces MPDAGNIVTVPPHMEHWQSLLLGLIEGITEFLPISSTGHLIVAQRLMGIGTISPADKEAADAFAICIQGGAILAVLGLYWKHVKQMLLGLIGKDPGGLKLLFNLIAGFLPAAVVGLVLHHWIEDHLFGLWPVVTSWMVGGVAILAAVWWRKKNPDTSNKRELGHLTWQLALIIGLLQCVAMWPGTSRSLMTIAGGLLVGLTVRAAVEYSFLLGVLTLTAATAKTALDKAHASGPEFAHHFGTAKLMLHQFGAANLAIGGIAAMVSAFLAVKWLVGYLQRHGLAVFGIYRVAIGGIVAALILTHTFSA; encoded by the coding sequence TTGCCGGACGCAGGCAACATCGTCACGGTGCCACCGCACATGGAACATTGGCAATCGCTCCTCCTCGGCCTGATCGAAGGCATCACCGAGTTCCTCCCGATCAGCTCCACGGGACATCTGATTGTCGCCCAGCGCCTCATGGGCATCGGCACGATCTCTCCGGCGGACAAGGAAGCGGCGGACGCCTTCGCCATCTGTATCCAGGGCGGGGCCATTCTTGCGGTGCTCGGACTCTACTGGAAGCACGTGAAACAGATGCTGCTTGGCTTGATCGGGAAGGATCCCGGAGGCCTGAAGCTGCTCTTTAATCTCATCGCCGGATTCCTGCCAGCTGCCGTGGTCGGGCTGGTGCTGCATCATTGGATCGAGGACCACCTGTTCGGCCTGTGGCCGGTGGTAACCTCCTGGATGGTGGGAGGCGTGGCGATCCTTGCCGCCGTCTGGTGGCGGAAGAAGAATCCGGACACGAGTAACAAGCGCGAGCTCGGCCACCTCACTTGGCAGCTCGCCCTCATCATCGGCCTGCTCCAGTGCGTGGCCATGTGGCCGGGCACCAGCCGCAGCCTGATGACCATCGCCGGCGGCCTGCTGGTCGGTCTTACGGTCCGCGCCGCGGTGGAATATTCCTTCCTGCTCGGCGTCCTCACCCTCACCGCGGCCACCGCCAAGACCGCCCTCGACAAGGCCCATGCCAGCGGCCCGGAGTTCGCGCACCACTTCGGCACCGCCAAGCTGATGCTGCACCAGTTCGGCGCGGCGAATCTCGCCATCGGTGGCATCGCCGCGATGGTGTCCGCCTTCCTCGCGGTGAAGTGGCTGGTGGGCTATCTCCAGCGCCACGGGTTGGCCGTGTTCGGCATCTATCGCGTCGCCATCGGGGGGATCGTGGCCGCCTTGATCCTGACCCACACCTTTTCCGCCTGA
- a CDS encoding TPM domain-containing protein, with product MRTIGWAAWLWIFLAMMPLARGQVMAGFSEDGAPPPRPAFNVQDDAGLFTRNPEVLRGISDRLRALEQKHQFRMYVLIESVVIGATPVDLAAKLQQAWLPDGDGVVLVYEVDTKTFGMGRPYDSGDVTRPGKGMRIPSFVAADAVERIRSQLTASQQDTSSDPAELLDRLTTLFVQEFGTYLDRSTQPTPGDASTEKFFWIGGGLVCVLGGAVWWTARRFRRSEQVLRRVFRFPPVPDEQRLGAPFGAMVSSRPFSPPGSANRP from the coding sequence GTGAGAACCATCGGATGGGCGGCGTGGCTGTGGATTTTCCTGGCCATGATGCCGCTGGCCCGTGGCCAGGTGATGGCCGGTTTCTCCGAAGACGGCGCGCCGCCGCCGCGACCGGCTTTCAATGTCCAGGATGATGCCGGGCTTTTCACCCGCAATCCGGAGGTGCTGCGCGGCATCTCGGACCGGTTGCGGGCGCTCGAGCAGAAGCACCAGTTCCGGATGTATGTCCTCATCGAATCCGTGGTCATCGGAGCCACGCCGGTGGATCTGGCGGCGAAGCTCCAGCAGGCCTGGCTTCCGGATGGGGATGGGGTGGTGCTGGTCTATGAGGTGGACACGAAGACCTTTGGCATGGGGCGTCCCTACGACTCGGGGGATGTGACCCGCCCCGGCAAGGGCATGCGCATTCCCTCGTTTGTGGCGGCGGATGCCGTGGAGCGTATCCGCAGCCAGCTCACCGCCAGCCAGCAGGATACCTCGTCCGATCCGGCGGAATTGCTCGACCGCCTGACGACGCTCTTCGTCCAGGAGTTCGGAACGTATCTCGACCGCAGCACCCAGCCGACTCCCGGGGATGCCTCGACGGAGAAGTTCTTTTGGATCGGCGGCGGCTTGGTTTGTGTCCTCGGCGGTGCGGTCTGGTGGACGGCACGGCGCTTCCGCAGGTCGGAGCAGGTGCTGCGCCGGGTGTTCCGGTTTCCGCCGGTGCCGGACGAACAGAGGCTCGGAGCCCCGTTTGGCGCGATGGTCAGTTCGCGCCCGTTTTCCCCGCCCGGGTCAGCGAATCGACCTTGA
- a CDS encoding signal peptidase II: MPSLKKLLLFITLPLYILDQWSKWWIVLNFPAPVRDLEGNLHCYAEVKIPGFFSLSRVHNQGVAWGMGNGSDWAPIVFLFVPLIALTLIRVFWKKGLFNNLFSRIAVALLVSGILGNLTDRLTQGFFLEELKGAPFFHRLAAGYVVDFLDFTIPVVNYQWPSFNVADSCICVAATLLFISGLREEKAKERKKAAASA; the protein is encoded by the coding sequence ATGCCCTCCCTGAAGAAGCTCCTGCTTTTCATCACCCTGCCGCTCTACATCCTCGACCAGTGGTCGAAGTGGTGGATCGTGCTGAATTTCCCGGCTCCCGTCCGGGATCTGGAGGGGAATCTCCATTGCTATGCGGAGGTGAAGATCCCGGGCTTCTTCAGCCTTTCCCGCGTGCATAACCAAGGCGTCGCCTGGGGCATGGGCAACGGCTCGGACTGGGCGCCGATCGTCTTCCTGTTCGTGCCGCTGATCGCCCTGACCCTGATCCGGGTGTTCTGGAAGAAGGGCCTCTTCAACAACCTGTTCTCGCGGATTGCGGTGGCCCTGCTGGTGTCCGGAATTCTCGGAAACCTGACCGACCGGCTGACCCAGGGCTTTTTCCTGGAGGAGTTGAAGGGGGCTCCTTTCTTCCACCGCCTTGCCGCCGGGTATGTCGTGGACTTCCTCGATTTCACCATTCCGGTCGTCAATTACCAGTGGCCGTCCTTCAATGTGGCGGATTCCTGCATCTGCGTGGCCGCCACCCTGTTGTTCATCAGCGGGCTGAGGGAAGAGAAGGCGAAGGAGCGCAAGAAGGCCGCTGCCTCGGCCTGA
- the ileS gene encoding isoleucine--tRNA ligase has translation MSADAPNYKDTLTLPQTTFPMRGDLVENEPKRLAKWEESGLYQRIIARRQEQKAPKFILHDGPPFANGDVHMGTALNKVLKDLVVKSKTMAGYEAPFIPGWDCHGLPIEFKVVKQAAGLEPAEIRRRCTEFAEKFIDIQRGSFRRLGVFGDWYNPYVTMAPGYEAEILRVFAKLVESGSVYQSKKPVQWSYGAHTALAEAEVEYKEKESPAIFVKFPLSAEAACNLGAAGASMVIWTTTPWTLPANLGVALHPDFTYIVGRFERDGHEETLVVVRELVETFEQKTGVKLVETLQERKGREFENLEAHHPFLDRTSKLILGQFVTTETGSGAVHIAPGHGADDYVAGQQYGLGLLSPVDDDGNFTVEVGVPELVGQHVFKSNDRVIEILEEKGALLGREKYIHSYPHCWRSKTPIIFRAVEQFFISLETLRGEALKAIDGVEWLPAWGRNRIYGTVESRPDWCISRQRTWGVPLPVFFDENNVAILSSDLACKVADLVEKEGTNVWFEKTDAELAELLGLPAGVKKCKDTLDVWIDSGCSHVAVMEKRPELHAPADLYLEATDQHRGWFQSSLMMSIAWRKAAPYKAVLTHGFVVDKDKKGKLSKSEAEKAGKPIDAAHFYNKYGADIVRLWVSSVDWQNEVPFSEDLFKQVAEPYRRLRNTLRILLGNLDGFDPEADRVAPEDMPLLDRWILERLHSVVAECRKAYEGYEFRKVFNALNQFCTTDLSAVYVDVTKDRMYCDARSSLRRRASQTAMFDVFNALAKLLAPILAYTADEAWEHAGFCDKSVHEHDFPEPDAAYAPGKATEDVERLFQIKALIQTAIEKSIQAKEFTRNNEAEVDLIVPTGESVIALLKDKELANEFFILAGLNVTEGAELSAIARKTSLCLCPRCRRHEPLLESGLCERCDEVIAVVNA, from the coding sequence ATGAGCGCGGACGCCCCGAACTACAAAGACACGCTGACCCTGCCGCAGACGACTTTCCCGATGCGCGGGGATCTCGTTGAGAACGAGCCGAAGCGTTTGGCGAAGTGGGAGGAGTCCGGGCTCTATCAGCGGATCATTGCCCGCCGCCAGGAGCAGAAGGCCCCGAAGTTCATCCTCCATGATGGCCCGCCGTTCGCGAACGGTGATGTCCACATGGGCACCGCCCTCAACAAGGTGCTCAAGGATCTCGTCGTGAAGTCGAAGACGATGGCGGGTTATGAAGCCCCGTTCATCCCGGGTTGGGACTGCCATGGTCTGCCGATCGAGTTCAAGGTGGTGAAGCAGGCCGCCGGGCTGGAGCCCGCGGAGATCCGCCGCCGTTGCACCGAATTCGCGGAGAAGTTCATCGATATCCAGCGCGGCTCGTTCCGCCGTCTCGGCGTGTTCGGAGACTGGTATAATCCCTACGTCACCATGGCCCCGGGCTATGAAGCGGAGATCCTGCGCGTCTTCGCGAAGCTGGTGGAGAGCGGTAGCGTCTATCAGTCGAAGAAGCCCGTGCAATGGTCCTATGGCGCTCACACCGCGCTGGCCGAGGCCGAGGTGGAGTACAAGGAAAAGGAAAGCCCGGCGATCTTCGTGAAGTTCCCGCTTTCCGCCGAGGCCGCGTGCAACCTGGGCGCCGCTGGTGCCTCGATGGTCATCTGGACCACCACCCCGTGGACGCTGCCCGCGAACCTCGGCGTGGCCCTGCATCCCGATTTCACCTACATCGTCGGCCGTTTCGAGCGCGATGGCCACGAGGAGACCCTCGTCGTGGTCCGCGAGCTGGTGGAGACCTTCGAGCAGAAGACCGGCGTGAAGCTGGTGGAAACGCTCCAGGAGCGGAAGGGCCGCGAGTTCGAGAACCTCGAAGCGCACCATCCGTTCCTCGACCGCACCTCGAAGCTGATCCTCGGCCAGTTCGTCACCACCGAGACCGGTTCCGGTGCGGTTCACATCGCTCCCGGCCACGGTGCGGACGACTATGTCGCCGGCCAGCAATACGGCCTCGGCCTGCTTTCGCCGGTCGATGACGATGGCAATTTCACCGTCGAGGTCGGCGTGCCGGAACTCGTCGGCCAGCACGTTTTCAAATCGAACGACCGCGTCATCGAGATCCTTGAGGAGAAGGGCGCGCTGCTTGGCCGCGAGAAATACATCCACTCCTATCCGCACTGCTGGCGCTCGAAGACCCCGATCATCTTCCGCGCGGTGGAGCAGTTCTTCATCTCGCTGGAAACCCTGCGTGGCGAGGCGCTGAAGGCCATCGACGGCGTCGAGTGGCTGCCCGCGTGGGGGCGCAACCGCATCTACGGCACCGTGGAATCGCGCCCGGACTGGTGCATCTCGCGCCAGCGCACCTGGGGCGTGCCGCTGCCGGTGTTCTTTGATGAGAACAACGTCGCCATCCTTTCCTCGGATCTCGCCTGCAAGGTCGCCGATCTCGTCGAGAAGGAAGGCACCAACGTGTGGTTCGAGAAGACCGATGCCGAACTCGCCGAACTGCTGGGACTCCCGGCGGGCGTGAAGAAGTGCAAGGACACGCTCGATGTCTGGATCGACTCCGGTTGTTCGCACGTCGCGGTGATGGAGAAGCGCCCCGAGCTGCACGCTCCGGCGGATCTTTACCTCGAAGCCACCGACCAGCACCGCGGCTGGTTCCAGAGCTCGCTCATGATGAGCATCGCCTGGCGCAAGGCCGCGCCCTACAAGGCCGTGCTCACCCACGGCTTCGTGGTGGACAAGGACAAGAAGGGCAAGCTCTCCAAGTCCGAGGCCGAGAAGGCCGGCAAGCCGATCGACGCCGCCCACTTCTACAACAAGTACGGTGCGGACATCGTGCGCCTGTGGGTGTCCTCCGTGGACTGGCAGAATGAAGTGCCGTTCAGCGAGGATCTCTTCAAGCAGGTGGCCGAGCCCTACCGCCGCCTCCGCAACACGCTGCGCATCCTGCTCGGCAATCTCGATGGCTTTGATCCGGAGGCTGACCGCGTCGCGCCGGAGGATATGCCGTTGCTGGACCGCTGGATCTTGGAGCGCCTCCACTCCGTGGTGGCCGAGTGCCGCAAGGCCTACGAGGGCTACGAGTTCCGCAAGGTCTTCAACGCTCTCAACCAGTTCTGCACCACCGATCTCTCCGCCGTTTACGTGGACGTGACCAAGGATCGCATGTACTGCGATGCCCGTAGTTCGCTGCGCCGCCGCGCTTCGCAGACGGCGATGTTCGATGTCTTCAACGCGCTGGCGAAGCTGCTCGCGCCGATCCTCGCCTACACCGCGGACGAGGCGTGGGAGCATGCCGGGTTCTGCGACAAGAGTGTTCACGAGCACGACTTCCCGGAGCCGGATGCGGCCTACGCGCCGGGCAAGGCGACGGAGGACGTCGAGCGGTTGTTCCAGATCAAGGCGCTCATCCAGACCGCGATTGAAAAGAGCATCCAGGCCAAGGAATTCACCCGCAACAACGAGGCGGAGGTCGATCTCATCGTTCCTACGGGAGAGTCCGTAATTGCCTTGCTGAAGGACAAGGAGCTGGCCAACGAGTTCTTCATCCTCGCCGGATTGAATGTCACCGAAGGCGCGGAACTCTCCGCCATCGCCCGCAAGACCAGCCTCTGCCTCTGCCCGCGCTGCCGCCGCCACGAGCCGTTGCTTGAAAGCGGTCTGTGCGAACGCTGCGATGAGGTGATCGCCGTGGTGAACGCCTGA